The Streptomyces sp. P9-A4 genome contains a region encoding:
- a CDS encoding thioesterase family protein: MTTGIVARESYYERTGENRHKPTAHAGGAWSADEQHFSPLAGLVAHEIDRYLARRPGNLALARISYDILGRIALDECEITVETVRPGRTIELLEAVVLIDGRPVVRARAWLLASLDTSSVADSPVEPLPAPDTLEPWAMGAAWGGGYVSSIDVRRTPPARRGRTTAWVSSSLDLVAGEPSSPLASYIALVDTANGIAVQQDPTAWMFPNLDLTIHLHRQPRGPWTGLDTTATFGPTGQGLTSSVLHDVDGPVGRAEQILTVRPQPRG, from the coding sequence GTGACCACCGGCATCGTCGCGCGCGAGAGCTACTACGAGCGGACCGGCGAGAACCGCCACAAGCCCACGGCCCACGCCGGCGGCGCGTGGAGCGCCGACGAACAGCACTTCAGCCCCCTCGCCGGGCTCGTCGCGCACGAGATCGACCGGTACCTCGCGCGGCGGCCCGGGAACCTGGCGCTCGCCAGGATCAGCTACGACATCCTCGGCCGTATCGCCCTCGACGAGTGCGAGATCACCGTCGAGACGGTACGCCCCGGCCGGACCATCGAACTCCTCGAAGCCGTCGTGCTCATCGACGGCCGCCCGGTCGTCCGCGCCCGCGCCTGGCTGCTGGCCTCGCTCGACACCTCCTCCGTCGCGGACAGCCCCGTCGAGCCGCTCCCGGCCCCCGACACGCTCGAACCGTGGGCGATGGGTGCGGCATGGGGCGGCGGTTACGTGTCCTCCATCGACGTCCGTCGTACGCCCCCGGCCCGCAGGGGCCGCACGACGGCCTGGGTGTCCTCGTCCCTGGACCTGGTCGCGGGCGAACCGAGCAGCCCCCTCGCCTCGTACATCGCGCTCGTGGACACGGCGAACGGCATCGCCGTGCAGCAGGACCCGACCGCGTGGATGTTCCCGAACCTCGACCTGACGATCCATCTGCACCGGCAGCCGCGCGGCCCGTGGACCGGTCTGGACACCACCGCCACGTTCGGCCCGACGGGGCAGGGGCTGACGAGCAGCGTCCTGCACGATGTCGACGGCCCCGTCGGGCGCGCCGAGCAGATCCTCACGGTCCGGCCGCAGCCGCGGGGCTGA
- a CDS encoding CocE/NonD family hydrolase: MSRAVPRSRKALALVAGAAALAAPLTLAAPASGAESTAGGSYTVTPLRFTVEAGGRSCAIDADLYRPAGVDAAHPAPAVLATNGFGGSKSDGSTDAIGRAFAERGYVGLVYSGLGFGKTGCLVSLDDPEIDGRAAARLVDFLGGVGAADDGTRVDFVTRDGGGAGDPRVGMIGGSYGGAVQLAAASVDDRIDALVPLITWNDLAYSLAPNAADRATPGVFKWQWANGFYLMGEGQPLLVPSLDPSRINSLGCLHFVTDACDTVGLLNSGRYPAAETERMLTYARSVSPVSYLDRITAPTLIVQGQSDSLFNLNEARATYDRLRKRGVDTRMIWQSWGHSGGQKPGELDLGQGNLETSYVGQRVLAWFDRHLRKNTTADTGPAFAWYRDWESGYGTAAGVPALSQRLYLSGDGKLVDNRTKVARGSRSYGNWLIATSHSESSLAGMIGLPDPRPYDTPGTYLGWSSAPLTEPVDLVGAPKATLKVVSPATERVQGSGDAADKLVLFAKLYDVAPDGTKTLVNRLVAPVRVPDVTRPFTVELPAVVHRYETGHRLELVIAASDTAYAGNRGVKPVTVVNAPEDTGMLELPLVRGKVG, translated from the coding sequence GTGTCCCGTGCCGTGCCCCGATCCCGCAAGGCCCTCGCGCTCGTGGCCGGAGCGGCCGCGCTCGCCGCGCCCCTCACCCTCGCGGCGCCCGCGAGCGGTGCGGAGAGCACCGCCGGGGGCTCGTACACCGTGACTCCGCTCCGCTTCACCGTCGAGGCGGGCGGCCGGAGTTGCGCGATCGACGCCGACCTCTACCGGCCGGCGGGAGTGGACGCGGCTCACCCCGCGCCCGCCGTCCTCGCGACGAACGGCTTCGGCGGCAGCAAGAGCGACGGTTCCACCGACGCCATCGGCAGGGCCTTCGCCGAACGCGGCTATGTCGGCCTGGTCTACTCGGGCCTCGGCTTCGGGAAGACGGGCTGTCTGGTCTCCCTCGACGACCCGGAGATCGACGGCCGCGCCGCCGCGAGGCTCGTGGACTTCCTCGGCGGGGTGGGGGCCGCCGACGACGGCACCCGCGTCGACTTCGTCACCAGGGACGGCGGCGGCGCCGGTGACCCGCGTGTCGGCATGATCGGCGGCTCCTACGGCGGCGCCGTGCAGCTCGCCGCCGCCTCCGTCGACGACCGCATCGACGCCCTCGTCCCCCTCATCACCTGGAACGACCTCGCCTACTCCCTGGCCCCCAACGCCGCCGACCGCGCCACCCCGGGCGTCTTCAAATGGCAGTGGGCCAACGGGTTCTACCTGATGGGGGAGGGGCAGCCGCTGCTCGTCCCGTCCCTCGACCCGAGCAGGATCAACTCACTCGGCTGTCTGCACTTCGTCACCGACGCCTGCGACACCGTGGGCCTCCTCAACTCCGGGCGCTACCCGGCGGCCGAGACCGAGCGGATGCTGACGTACGCCCGCAGCGTCTCCCCGGTGTCGTACCTGGACAGGATCACGGCCCCCACGCTGATCGTCCAGGGCCAGTCCGACAGCCTCTTCAACCTCAACGAGGCACGGGCCACCTACGACCGGCTGCGGAAGCGCGGTGTCGACACCCGGATGATCTGGCAGTCCTGGGGCCACAGCGGCGGCCAGAAGCCGGGTGAACTGGACCTGGGGCAGGGGAACCTGGAGACCAGCTACGTCGGGCAGCGGGTGCTGGCCTGGTTCGACCGCCATCTGCGGAAGAACACGACGGCGGACACCGGGCCCGCGTTCGCCTGGTACCGCGACTGGGAGAGCGGCTACGGCACGGCGGCCGGGGTTCCGGCGCTCAGCCAGCGGCTGTACCTCTCCGGCGACGGCAAGCTCGTCGACAACCGTACGAAGGTGGCGCGGGGCTCCCGCTCGTACGGCAACTGGCTGATCGCGACGAGCCATTCGGAATCCTCGCTCGCCGGAATGATCGGGCTGCCCGACCCGCGCCCGTACGACACCCCGGGGACGTACCTCGGCTGGAGCAGCGCCCCGCTCACCGAGCCCGTCGACCTGGTCGGCGCCCCGAAGGCCACCCTGAAGGTCGTGTCACCGGCGACCGAGCGGGTCCAGGGCTCCGGTGACGCCGCCGACAAGCTGGTGCTCTTCGCCAAGCTCTACGACGTCGCCCCCGACGGCACCAAGACCCTGGTCAACCGCCTGGTCGCACCGGTTCGGGTACCGGACGTGACACGCCCCTTCACGGTCGAACTGCCCGCCGTGGTCCACCGCTACGAGACCGGCCACCGTCTGGAACTGGTGATCGCGGCAAGCGACACGGCGTACGCCGGCAACCGGGGCGTCAAGCCGGTCACGGTCGTCAACGCCCCCGAAGACACCGGAATGCTCGAACTCCCCCTGGTCCGGGGGAAGGTGGGATGA
- a CDS encoding GNAT family N-acetyltransferase: protein MQQPTPPRTPTPAPISSPPSIREALPEDAAGVAAVHVLSWRAAYRDLLPGPYLTALDVEERAAIWRDRLTAPDRPQVLVATGEGGRVLAFSCFRAWRGEEFPPGTVAELAALYALPEAWGRGVGRALLAASTEALAEEGFRRAALWVLAGNARGRRFYEAAGWRPDGAVATEETGGVMLDEIRYQRRLFDQGTSPAPST from the coding sequence ATGCAGCAACCGACACCGCCCCGGACGCCGACGCCCGCACCGATTTCCTCGCCCCCGTCGATACGTGAGGCGCTGCCCGAGGACGCGGCGGGCGTCGCCGCCGTGCACGTCCTGTCCTGGCGGGCCGCCTACCGCGATCTGCTTCCCGGCCCGTACCTGACCGCACTGGACGTGGAGGAGCGTGCCGCGATCTGGCGGGACCGCCTCACGGCGCCGGACCGTCCACAGGTGCTGGTGGCGACCGGCGAAGGCGGGCGGGTGCTCGCCTTCTCGTGCTTCCGCGCCTGGCGGGGCGAGGAGTTCCCACCCGGGACCGTGGCGGAGCTGGCGGCGCTGTACGCCCTGCCGGAGGCATGGGGCCGGGGCGTCGGGCGGGCCCTGCTCGCGGCGTCCACGGAGGCGCTGGCGGAGGAGGGGTTCCGCAGGGCGGCGCTGTGGGTGCTGGCGGGGAACGCGCGCGGGCGCCGCTTCTACGAGGCGGCGGGCTGGCGGCCGGACGGCGCGGTCGCGACGGAGGAGACGGGAGGCGTGATGCTCGACGAAATCCGCTACCAGCGAAGGCTGTTCGACCAGGGCACTTCTCCCGCTCCGTCCACATGA
- a CDS encoding DUF5107 domain-containing protein, whose amino-acid sequence MTTVRRAVLTLPAAPLGPDNPLPALRAPAGAGAHAVDARTLAGLPRDMARGIGRAPLRSLLPAPVRDGYGRERTPADIDTIVIENDRLRVTVLPGLGGRIHSLLHKPTGRELLYRNPVFQPAAFALNGAWFSGGIEWNIGATGHTTLSCSPLHAATVRAPDGGPMLRLWEWERLRDLPFQVDLWLPEGSDFLYVGVRIRNPHERVAPVYWWSNTAVPEDRRVLAPAEAAWHHGYDGGLHRVSVPSTEDGVDRTYPLNSRHAADWFYDLPEERRRWIAALDPDGSGLVQTSTGPLRGRKLFVWGTGRGGRRWQEWLTEPGTPGYAEIQAGLARTQLEHLELAGGEEFSWLEAYGPLAADPATALGDDWTAARADVEQRLAGALPGAAVDAAYAAWREGAADTAPVEVLAVGSGWGALEVLRGELELPGTPFPESTLGPEQRPWRELLRTGVLPPPSPGAAPGAPLVAGPWRDMLETAPADPSTEYHLGIAQWHAGDRAQAVRSWERGLKQAKERWPLLHCLAVADEEDGHPERAADRFVEAFEDYAERAGHADRAEFGGRTGFGEGPGSETRAAAVGAALGREAVAALLANGRADRARKLWSGLPEEVRGSGAFRLLEIRILLAEGRPEAARAVFYEGFEVADLREGAEILDELWARITDEPLPDAYEFRMRPS is encoded by the coding sequence ATGACGACCGTACGACGTGCCGTACTGACGCTGCCCGCGGCCCCGTTGGGCCCGGACAACCCCCTTCCCGCACTGCGGGCCCCCGCCGGTGCCGGGGCCCACGCGGTCGACGCGCGGACCCTCGCGGGACTCCCGCGCGACATGGCCCGGGGCATCGGACGGGCGCCCCTGCGCAGTCTGCTGCCCGCCCCCGTGCGCGACGGCTACGGCCGTGAGCGCACCCCCGCGGACATCGACACGATCGTGATCGAGAACGACCGCCTCCGGGTGACCGTGCTCCCGGGTCTCGGCGGCCGGATCCACTCCCTCCTGCACAAGCCCACCGGACGTGAACTCCTCTACCGCAACCCGGTGTTCCAGCCCGCCGCCTTCGCGCTCAACGGCGCCTGGTTCTCCGGCGGCATCGAGTGGAACATCGGCGCCACCGGCCACACCACCCTGTCCTGCTCGCCGCTCCACGCGGCGACCGTCCGCGCGCCCGACGGCGGGCCGATGCTCCGCCTCTGGGAGTGGGAGCGGCTGCGCGACCTGCCCTTCCAGGTCGACCTGTGGCTTCCGGAGGGCTCCGACTTCCTGTACGTCGGGGTCCGGATCCGCAACCCCCACGAGCGCGTCGCCCCGGTCTACTGGTGGTCCAACACGGCCGTCCCCGAGGACCGCAGGGTCCTCGCGCCCGCCGAGGCGGCCTGGCATCACGGCTACGACGGAGGGCTGCACCGGGTTTCCGTACCGTCCACCGAGGACGGCGTCGACCGCACGTACCCGCTGAACAGTCGCCACGCCGCCGACTGGTTCTACGACCTGCCCGAGGAGCGGCGCCGCTGGATCGCCGCGCTCGACCCGGACGGCTCGGGACTCGTCCAGACCTCCACGGGCCCGCTGCGCGGACGCAAGCTCTTCGTATGGGGGACCGGGCGGGGCGGCCGGCGCTGGCAGGAGTGGCTGACGGAACCCGGCACGCCCGGATACGCCGAGATCCAGGCCGGGCTCGCCCGGACCCAGCTGGAACACCTGGAGCTCGCGGGCGGCGAGGAGTTCAGCTGGCTGGAGGCGTACGGACCGCTCGCCGCCGACCCCGCCACGGCACTCGGCGACGACTGGACGGCGGCCCGCGCCGACGTGGAACAGCGACTGGCCGGCGCGCTGCCAGGGGCGGCGGTCGACGCCGCCTACGCGGCCTGGCGCGAGGGTGCGGCCGACACCGCGCCGGTGGAGGTGCTCGCGGTCGGCTCCGGCTGGGGAGCCCTCGAAGTCCTGCGCGGGGAACTGGAGCTGCCCGGAACGCCGTTCCCCGAGTCGACCCTCGGGCCGGAGCAGCGGCCGTGGCGCGAACTGCTCCGGACCGGCGTCCTGCCGCCGCCGTCACCGGGTGCGGCGCCGGGCGCACCGCTGGTCGCGGGGCCCTGGCGGGACATGCTGGAGACCGCCCCGGCGGATCCGTCCACGGAGTACCACCTCGGCATCGCCCAGTGGCACGCCGGTGACCGGGCCCAGGCGGTACGCAGCTGGGAGCGGGGCCTGAAGCAGGCGAAGGAGCGCTGGCCGCTGCTCCACTGCCTGGCCGTGGCCGACGAGGAGGACGGGCACCCGGAGCGGGCGGCCGACAGGTTCGTGGAGGCCTTCGAGGACTACGCGGAGCGTGCGGGCCATGCGGATCGTGCGGAGTTCGGCGGGCGTACGGGCTTCGGTGAAGGACCCGGGAGCGAGACGCGCGCCGCCGCCGTCGGTGCGGCCCTCGGGCGCGAGGCCGTGGCGGCGCTGCTCGCCAACGGCCGGGCGGACAGGGCCCGGAAGCTCTGGTCGGGGCTGCCGGAAGAGGTCCGGGGGAGCGGGGCGTTCCGGCTCCTGGAGATCCGGATCCTGCTCGCCGAGGGCAGGCCGGAGGCGGCGCGCGCGGTCTTCTACGAGGGCTTCGAGGTGGCGGACCTGCGCGAAGGCGCCGAGATCCTGGATGAGCTGTGGGCGCGGATCACCGATGAACCACTGCCGGACGCCTATGAGTTCAGGATGCGCCCCAGCTGA
- a CDS encoding sulfite oxidase — MPNSPAPARRALLKLLAASPAASALGGIAAAAPAHAAPAQAAPAAPGIVKALPAEYFTVRGTNAEARFDSFADTGLLTPNDRFFVRNHTATPVLDAADWRLTLWGDGLHGRDPVHFTYGQLRDLPSVTRTALIECAGNGRSLYASQQGEPVAGTPWTLGAVGAARWRGVRLSDVLGRAGIARDAVALQPRGLDDPYVSGGVDYGRVRRPLPVAKAFDDVILAYEMNGEPLPYDHGYPVRLVVPSWVGIASIKWLGDIEVSTRPLGSPWSTDWYRLFGDAHPAGGSEPISRQTIKSAYQLPFGATLEAGRVHRLTGRAWSALAPVRSVEVSTDGGAHWRQARLLDTPRRDGWVRWSVPWRPHATGPVTLLSRTTDTAGNTQPERAVHNTQGYLFNAVVRHPVTVV, encoded by the coding sequence GTGCCGAACTCGCCCGCGCCCGCCCGCCGCGCCCTGCTCAAGCTGCTCGCGGCGAGCCCCGCGGCCTCCGCCCTCGGCGGGATCGCCGCCGCCGCACCCGCGCACGCGGCCCCCGCGCAAGCCGCACCCGCCGCCCCCGGCATCGTCAAAGCGCTCCCCGCCGAGTACTTCACCGTCCGGGGCACCAACGCCGAGGCCCGCTTCGACTCCTTCGCCGACACCGGGCTCCTCACCCCCAACGACCGCTTCTTCGTCCGCAACCACACCGCCACCCCCGTCCTCGACGCCGCCGACTGGCGTCTGACGCTCTGGGGCGACGGGCTCCACGGCCGCGACCCGGTCCACTTCACGTACGGGCAGCTCCGCGATCTGCCCTCCGTCACCCGTACGGCCCTGATCGAGTGCGCCGGAAACGGCCGCAGCCTCTACGCGAGCCAGCAGGGCGAGCCGGTCGCGGGCACCCCCTGGACCCTCGGCGCCGTCGGGGCCGCCCGCTGGCGCGGCGTACGGCTCTCCGACGTGCTCGGGCGCGCCGGGATCGCCCGTGACGCCGTCGCCCTCCAGCCGCGCGGCCTGGACGACCCGTACGTCTCCGGCGGCGTCGACTACGGCCGGGTGCGCCGCCCGCTGCCGGTCGCCAAGGCCTTCGACGACGTGATCCTCGCGTACGAGATGAACGGCGAGCCCCTCCCGTACGACCACGGGTACCCGGTCAGGCTCGTCGTGCCCTCCTGGGTCGGGATCGCCTCGATCAAGTGGCTCGGCGACATCGAGGTGTCCACCCGTCCGCTCGGCTCGCCCTGGTCCACCGACTGGTACCGGCTCTTCGGCGACGCCCACCCCGCCGGCGGCAGCGAGCCGATCAGCCGCCAGACCATCAAGTCCGCCTATCAACTGCCCTTCGGCGCCACCCTGGAGGCCGGCCGGGTCCACCGGCTCACCGGCCGCGCCTGGTCCGCCCTGGCCCCCGTGCGGTCGGTCGAGGTCTCCACCGACGGCGGCGCGCACTGGCGGCAGGCCCGGCTCCTCGACACGCCCCGGCGGGACGGCTGGGTCCGCTGGTCCGTGCCGTGGCGCCCGCACGCCACCGGCCCGGTCACCCTGCTCTCCCGTACCACCGACACCGCCGGTAACACCCAGCCCGAGCGGGCCGTCCACAACACCCAGGGGTACCTCTTCAACGCGGTCGTACGTCACCCGGTCACCGTCGTCTGA
- a CDS encoding methyltransferase domain-containing protein, giving the protein MTHASHPSAHPSAHETAVYTHGHHESVLRSHSWRTAANSAAYLLPSLHAGLDVLDVGCGPGTITADLAALVAPGRVTGVDAAEDVLTKARAVASERGLDKVGFRVADVHALDFPDDSFDVVHAHQVLQHVGDPVRALREMRRVCRPGGIVAARDSDYGAFAWFPELPALDGWLDLYHRVARANGGEPDAGRRLFAWAREAGFTDITTTAGTWVFATPEERAWWSGLWADRTTDSGYADLAVTGGHATKDELASVAAAWRAWGAHEDAWFMTPHGEIVCRVH; this is encoded by the coding sequence ATGACGCACGCTTCCCACCCTTCCGCACACCCCTCGGCCCACGAGACCGCCGTGTACACCCACGGCCACCACGAGTCGGTCCTGCGCTCGCACAGCTGGCGCACCGCCGCCAACTCCGCCGCGTATCTGCTGCCTTCACTGCACGCGGGACTGGACGTCCTGGACGTGGGCTGCGGCCCCGGCACCATCACCGCCGATCTGGCCGCGCTGGTCGCGCCGGGCCGGGTGACGGGGGTCGACGCGGCCGAGGACGTCCTGACGAAGGCGCGCGCCGTGGCGTCGGAACGCGGCCTGGACAAAGTCGGGTTCAGGGTCGCCGATGTCCACGCACTGGACTTCCCCGACGACTCCTTCGACGTCGTCCACGCCCACCAGGTGCTCCAGCACGTGGGCGACCCGGTGCGGGCGCTGCGCGAGATGCGGCGGGTGTGCCGGCCCGGTGGCATCGTCGCGGCGCGCGACAGCGACTACGGGGCCTTCGCGTGGTTCCCCGAACTGCCCGCCCTGGACGGCTGGCTGGACCTGTACCACCGGGTGGCACGCGCGAACGGCGGTGAACCCGACGCCGGACGGCGCCTGTTCGCATGGGCCAGAGAGGCCGGATTCACCGACATCACGACGACGGCGGGCACCTGGGTCTTCGCCACTCCCGAGGAGCGGGCGTGGTGGAGCGGCCTGTGGGCGGACCGTACGACCGACTCCGGCTACGCGGACCTGGCCGTGACCGGCGGCCACGCCACGAAGGACGAACTGGCGTCCGTGGCGGCGGCCTGGCGCGCATGGGGTGCCCATGAGGACGCCTGGTTCATGACCCCGCACGGCGAGATCGTGTGCCGGGTGCACTGA
- a CDS encoding adenosine deaminase, with protein sequence MHLSDNPATPAATTVSEWIRRAPKAVLHDHLDGGLRPATIVELARECGYTALPTEDPAALAVWFRDAADSGSLERYLETFAHTCAVMQTREALTRIAAECAEDLAADGVVYAEIRYAPEQHLEGGLTLDEVVEAVNEGFREGERRSGGRITVRTLLTGMRHTDRSLEIARLTVAHRDKGVAGFDIAGGEIGNPPARHLAAFQHLKRENCHFTIHAGEAVGAESIHEAVQVCGTERIGHGVRITDDIAEDGTLGRLASYVRDNRIALEVCPTSNLQTGASKDYASHPIDELRRLGFRITLNTDNRLVSGTTMSEEFQHMVDAFGYGAEVFEEFTVAALDAAFLPLPERRRLIDEVVRPGYAAL encoded by the coding sequence ATGCACTTGTCTGACAACCCTGCCACGCCCGCCGCCACCACCGTCTCCGAGTGGATCCGCCGGGCCCCCAAGGCCGTCCTCCACGACCACCTCGACGGTGGCCTGCGCCCGGCGACCATCGTCGAGCTGGCGCGTGAGTGCGGCTACACCGCGCTGCCGACCGAGGATCCGGCCGCGCTCGCGGTCTGGTTCCGGGACGCCGCCGACTCCGGTTCGCTGGAGCGCTACCTGGAGACCTTCGCCCACACCTGCGCGGTGATGCAGACCCGCGAGGCGCTCACGCGCATCGCGGCCGAGTGCGCCGAGGACCTGGCGGCGGACGGTGTCGTCTACGCGGAGATCCGCTACGCCCCCGAGCAGCACCTCGAAGGCGGGCTCACGCTCGACGAGGTCGTGGAGGCGGTGAACGAGGGCTTCCGCGAGGGCGAGCGCCGGTCCGGCGGCCGGATCACCGTCCGTACGCTACTGACCGGGATGCGCCACACGGACCGGTCCCTGGAGATCGCGCGGCTCACGGTCGCGCACCGGGACAAGGGAGTGGCCGGCTTCGACATCGCGGGCGGTGAGATCGGCAACCCTCCGGCCCGCCACCTCGCCGCCTTCCAGCACCTGAAGCGGGAGAACTGCCACTTCACGATCCACGCGGGCGAGGCCGTCGGCGCGGAGTCGATCCACGAGGCCGTGCAGGTCTGCGGCACGGAGCGGATCGGCCACGGCGTGCGGATCACGGACGACATCGCCGAGGACGGCACGCTGGGCCGGCTGGCCTCGTACGTCCGTGACAACCGCATCGCCCTGGAGGTCTGCCCGACCTCGAACCTCCAGACGGGCGCGTCGAAGGACTACGCCTCGCACCCGATCGACGAGCTGCGCCGCCTCGGTTTCCGGATCACGCTCAACACGGACAACCGGCTGGTCTCCGGCACCACCATGAGCGAGGAGTTCCAGCACATGGTGGACGCGTTCGGCTACGGCGCGGAGGTCTTCGAGGAGTTCACCGTCGCCGCTCTGGACGCCGCCTTCCTCCCCCTCCCGGAGCGCCGCCGCCTCATAGACGAGGTCGTCCGTCCGGGCTACGCGGCTCTCTAG
- a CDS encoding GntR family transcriptional regulator codes for MAVSGHRRRPVVALYERIADAVHDGTYPPGSTLPSEPKLAAELGVSRPALREALLLLQEDGLLSVRRGVGRTVNDRPPRRGFEQVQPLEELIGAGTPLRVRALVRTVEEPTDFTTQHLLAPARAELRFWESVLTGEGAAAAALSHEWAAPDELLDRVHPEFARALRAVEKESRTGAARGNGTGTDGGTGKHGSAAVSMLSVLLGASRETALGAHSGITATLLGRRRGEQLRRPADTPAVLVTQVVRVGDTPVMAAKHMLPTGAPALPVLQSH; via the coding sequence GTGGCGGTCAGCGGACACCGGCGGCGACCGGTAGTGGCCCTCTACGAGCGGATCGCGGACGCCGTGCACGACGGCACCTACCCGCCGGGGTCGACGCTCCCCTCCGAACCGAAGCTCGCGGCGGAGCTGGGCGTCAGCCGGCCGGCCCTGCGCGAGGCGCTGCTGCTGCTCCAGGAGGACGGGCTGCTGAGCGTACGGCGCGGGGTGGGCCGGACCGTCAACGACCGGCCGCCCCGGCGCGGGTTCGAGCAGGTCCAGCCACTGGAGGAGCTGATCGGGGCGGGGACGCCGCTGCGGGTACGGGCGCTGGTGCGGACGGTCGAGGAGCCGACCGACTTCACCACCCAGCACCTGCTGGCCCCGGCCCGCGCCGAGCTCAGGTTCTGGGAGTCGGTCCTCACCGGGGAGGGCGCGGCGGCGGCGGCGCTGAGCCACGAGTGGGCGGCACCCGACGAGCTGCTCGACCGGGTGCACCCGGAGTTCGCGCGGGCGCTGCGGGCGGTGGAGAAGGAGTCGCGCACGGGCGCGGCCAGGGGCAATGGCACCGGCACGGACGGCGGGACGGGCAAGCACGGTTCCGCTGCGGTCTCGATGCTCTCGGTGCTGCTCGGGGCCTCGCGCGAGACCGCGCTCGGCGCCCACAGCGGGATCACGGCGACGCTGCTGGGGCGGCGGCGGGGGGAGCAGCTGCGGCGCCCGGCGGACACTCCCGCCGTGCTGGTCACGCAGGTCGTACGGGTCGGGGACACCCCGGTCATGGCCGCGAAGCACATGCTGCCGACGGGCGCGCCGGCGCTGCCCGTACTCCAGTCCCACTGA
- a CDS encoding LapA family protein yields the protein MSPKGTSRTSGGGRSGLAESLTPGRIAMIVVAILTLVFIFENTGEVRIRLLIPQVSMPLYVALLATALLGGVCGYYVAARRRK from the coding sequence ATGAGTCCCAAGGGCACGTCACGGACATCGGGCGGAGGCAGGTCCGGGCTCGCCGAATCCTTGACGCCGGGCCGGATCGCGATGATCGTCGTCGCGATCCTCACTCTCGTCTTCATCTTCGAGAACACCGGTGAGGTCAGGATCCGGCTCCTGATCCCCCAGGTGTCGATGCCGCTCTACGTGGCCCTGCTGGCGACCGCGCTGCTCGGCGGCGTCTGCGGGTACTACGTCGCCGCACGGAGGCGGAAGTGA
- a CDS encoding DUF6204 family protein, producing the protein MGTQHTYRVIVRGTFDGLSEESRSRLLAEVDRHGLTAMQFTEEGSLAYDRTLKHFSYRLVVVSDAADGDEMAGALAEDRVETALGELGHGYKGLRSTVTDLDTMKINYKR; encoded by the coding sequence ATGGGCACGCAGCACACCTACCGGGTCATCGTGCGCGGCACGTTCGACGGTCTTTCGGAGGAGAGCCGCTCCCGGCTGCTCGCCGAGGTGGACCGGCACGGGCTGACCGCGATGCAGTTCACGGAGGAGGGTTCGCTCGCCTACGACCGTACGCTGAAGCACTTCTCGTACCGCCTGGTCGTCGTCTCCGACGCCGCCGACGGCGACGAGATGGCGGGCGCGCTCGCGGAGGACCGGGTGGAGACGGCGCTCGGGGAGCTGGGACACGGGTACAAGGGGCTGCGCTCGACCGTGACCGACCTCGACACGATGAAGATCAACTACAAGCGCTGA